From Symphalangus syndactylus isolate Jambi chromosome X, NHGRI_mSymSyn1-v2.1_pri, whole genome shotgun sequence, the proteins below share one genomic window:
- the GPR173 gene encoding probable G-protein coupled receptor 173 has protein sequence MANTTGEPEEVSGALSPPSASAYVKLVLLGLIMCVSLAGNAILSLLVLKERALHKAPYYFLLDLCLADGIRSAVCFPFVLASVRHGSSWTFSALSCKIVAFMAVLFCFHAAFMLFCISVTRYMAIAHHRFYAKRMTLWTCAAVICMAWTLSVAMAFPPVFDVGTYKFIREEDQCIFEHRYFKANDTLGFMLMLAVLMAATHAVYGKLLLFEYRHRKMKPVQMVPAISQNWTFHGPGATGQAAANWIAGFGRGPMPPTLLGIRQNGHAASRRLLGMDEVKGEKQLGRMFYAITLLFLLLWSPYIVACYWRVFVKACAVPHRYLATAVWMSFAQAAVNPIVCFLLNKDLKKCLRTHAPCWGTGGAPAPREPYCVM, from the coding sequence ATGGCCAACACCACCGGAGAGCCTGAGGAGGTGAGCGGCGCTCTGTCCCCACCGTCCGCATCGGCTTATGTGAAGCTGGTACTGCTGGGACTGATTATGTGCGTGAGCCTGGCGGGTAATGCCATCTTGTCCCTGCTGGTGCTCAAGGAGCGTGCCCTGCACAAGGCTCCTTACTACTTCCTGCTGGACTTGTGCCTGGCCGATGGCATACGCTCTGCCGTCTGCTTCCCCTTTGTGCTGGCTTCTGTGCGCCATGGCTCTTCATGGACCTTCAGTGCACTCAGCTGCAAGATTGTGGCCTTTATGGCCGTGCTCTTTTGCTTCCATGCGGCCTTCATGCTGTTCTGCATCAGCGTCACCCGCTACATGGCCATCGCCCACCACCGCTTCTACGCCAAGCGCATGACACTCTGGACATGCGCAGCTGTCATCTGCATGGCCTGGACCCTGTCTGTGGCCATGGCCTTCCCACCTGTCTTTGACGTGGGCACCTACAAGTTTATTCGGGAGGAGGACCAGTGCATCTTTGAGCATCGCTACTTCAAGGCCAATGACACACTGGGCTTCATGCTTATGTTGGCTGTGCTCATGGCAGCTACACATGCTGTCTATGGCAAGCTGCTCCTCTTCGAGTATCGTCACCGCAAGATGAAGCCAGTGCAGATGGTGCCAGCCATCAGCCAGAACTGGACATTCCATGGTCCCGGGGCCACCGGCCAGGCTGCTGCCAACTGGATCGCCGGCTTTGGCCGTGGGCCCATGCCACCAACCCTGCTGGGTATCCGGCAGAATGGGCATGCAGCCAGCCGGCGGCTACTGGGCATGGACGAGGTCAAGGGTGAAAAGCAGCTGGGCCGCATGTTCTACGCGATCACACTGCTCTTTCTGCTCCTCTGGTCACCCTACATCGTGGCCTGCTACTGGCGAGTGTTTGTGAAAGCCTGTGCTGTGCCCCACCGCTACCTGGCCACTGCTGTTTGGATGAGCTTCGCCCAGGCTGCCGTCAATCCGATTGTCTGCTTCCTGCTCAACAAGGACCTCAAGAAGTGCCTGAGGACTCACGCCCCCTGCTGGGGCACAGGAGGTGCCCCAGCTCCCAGAGAACCCTACTGTGTCATGTGA